agaattgaagaacagagaaggagaaaggaaaaattgttaaagagtgcataatgagaaccgtgcacgtgtttttattttgttcttctgacggagtattataaaaagaacaaatgaaaagtctaaaagaacaaatatagagactaaaagaacaagtcaagtactttgtcccataataacatatgattcggaatcatcattttcatcattctgttatgaattatcaagcacattattcagaatctctgaaaataataataggttaacatgtataaaaacaagaaaaagaacgcaatcaaaagaacaaaggataaataagaagtaacaagaaaaataacacaataaaataaaaagaacaagttatgaaacgcaaatgaatttgaaaataataatataaaaaaagaacacaataaaataaaagaacaaattatgaaacacaaatggtctattttttactataatgaaattgttcttttaatacgagcatatgttcttttaatacgtaaaactgttcttttctgggggaaaaaaatcgtaattgcataatcaaaatcttcaaaatcaacgatttcaacgaaatcagcgtgttaatacataatttgattcattaaaatcatcaaattcatcaaaacacgattattacaaaatcaaaatcatcaaaatagtcaaaatcatcaaaaacaaaattattacaaaatcaaaatcatcaaaacatactactccctctgtcccttaatacttgcaccgctttccttttcgggccgtcccttaatacttgcaccgcttctataaatggaaatctttaccaatattatattatttctcacacttacctactacacccctattccctacaaaaaatcatttaaaaatcaacaccCCTCACTCACTACTCTCCACCCCTTAcatattttccactaactatattaaaaaaataccccactatcaacaaacactcattaaattaataagtcaattcaaatgtcttaaactccgcaccggtcaaaccggtgcgagtattaagggacggagggagtatttattattacaaaattgaaaattacctcccaaaatctgattatcagcTGCAGAATTTAGATTTGAAGAAGAATCAgtttaatttgatgttgaagcagaaaattcaacgaatttttggggattttcattactttctctctctaaaacccatttaagaaaacctagttcacactttctctctcctcatcacaatttgaattcaaaacataaaacccataagaatatatatcgcaaaaataacagcgaatcaaataaaaacgcgataaacatagctgaaaagaacagaccctttaatgttcttttgttcagggaaattgttcttttgttcaagggcattgttcttttgttcaagggcattgttcttttttctgggaaTTTAACGAAAACGCGCGTTTTGTGTTTAATGTTGGCTGTTTTGATCCCAGTGCACCTAGAGTTACGTGCACACGCCTACACCATCAAAATTGCGCTTCGTATGAGGTTAAGAATAATAAACTCCCTTTTAAGGAAAAAGTAACTTAATTTCACAGTATAAGACCCAAATAATGCAGAAGTTAGAAGTTATCAAgtgtaaacacaaatttcagAGTCTGCAAAATAAGAGAATCAAAATAATGtgaacaaaatatattttattgatttttgatgaatttgggtacaatctctaatATTTGCTCCTCTGATTCGATCTCCACGTTGAATTTGACTTGGCTCACAaactgatttgatttgattctcGGACTAGTTTGATTTGTACTTGAATGAGGGCCTTCGGGCTTGATCTCGTTCAAGAATGTCGATGTAGAATAGAACGGCACGTCAGTTTTGTatgcttgttgttcttcttccaccgGGATGTTTGATGTCGATTTGGTGTTGCTCACGAACGGGATTGATCTTCTTGAATAAGGGCCTTCGGGCTTGATCTCGTCCAAGGTCGATCTTCTAGAATGGAACGGCACGCCTTTTTGAATGCATGTTGTTCTTCTTCTAGGGAGAGAGAGTTTGATGAGACTTGACTGGCAGGAGAATATGTGAGAGATTTAGGTTTGCCGTCTGTTTCTCCTCCCCGACAAATGAATTGGAGCACTCTTTTTATAGAGTTAGGGGACCTCTAGGGTTTTCAATATGTTTTGGGCCTTTTAAGTTGAACTTAACAATCTTGACccattaaataattttaacCCGTTTTGTTGGGTTTTAACCATTATAATAAACGGGtttgattaaaaataattaaaacgggataaattaatttatacacccaaattaattaattttattgacCATCAAATAATTAATGAGTCGatattttgacttttgaccCAAATAATATCCAACGTGGCACATTAATGAATTTTTTGTGCCTACATCAAGTAAATGCTGGAGTTATCAAGTAAATGTGGACATCAAATAGTTAAGACACGTTATTTTTTTCTCTAAACCTTTCAATTTATACATATAATAATGTACTTTTTCGAGCTATCTTTTTTCATGAATGAACTTTCCCAATTCCTTTTGACAACTCTACGTTAGATTAACTACCAACCAAGATCTATTCAACGACCATAAATATGTTGAAAGAAACAtatatttgattcaatttgttataTATGTAATATTTGTTAGTTCTATATTTCTTCTGATGTCGTATGACTCTTTATTAATGAataaattttacattcaaaacaAAATTGATTCCAATACGATGCCTTCTGCTTGCCTATTTTCGCAGTGCTCCATCCCATATTCCCATCTAGTTGTTCTTAGTCTTATTGCTTGGTAATGCTACAAGCTTATGTTTTCCATAATCCGAGCTTTCTTTCTATCCGAATTTCGCAGATGAAGAAAATGACAAGACCTTTTTTACATGTTATAGGAGATTAGGTGATGAAAGAAAGAATGAAGAAAGTGTACTCATTTAGCCAAAAGAACAATATATATACCGATAAATTTCACATTAGTCAGTGATACAAAAGTTGTTCATACAACACAAGAGTACATAGGCATAATGTACCCTTTCAATATCGACGATGAGTAATATAGGGAGTGGAACCCAAATCAGAGTCTATGCTAGGTGATAAACAATCATTAACTATCTTCTTCGCACAGGAAactggtgttgttgttgttgttgtatgaaGTCTGTTTTCCAAGGAAGTAAATGGAACAACACTAGGAGATTGAGCGCCTTTAGCTGGCCGCAAGCATGCTAAATGCCCTCCAAGTTGGTTGTTGCACGTAGGCAGTTTACTCGCTAACACATTCTCTTCCTTTTCTTTCAAGATTGGAGCTCCAGTAGGATCCTGCATTAGATGAACAAATAAACATCAGATTGGTTCTTATTATATACAGTGGAAGAAAAATCAACAATTTGTAACTTTGTATGAACATACATACCCCTAATGACAGGAAAGTAAAGTCCTGCTTATCAATCCCAAGATGAATCTCAATGAGTTTCCTCAAATCAGCCAAGGTTGCATCTCTGACAACCTTAAGTTTGTTGACAAACTTTCCTGGGTTTTCCTTTGTTGCCTCCcatttaacataaacttcaatcAAAACGCTACTACTTTCATTATTTGCTGCTTCTGATGGGTTGAAGTTTTCCTTCATAGGCTCTGGTGTGGCCTTTGGTGACAGATTCAGGTTTTTCTTCACAGACTCAGGAGTTGCAGGTGGGGTGGTGGTCATAGGACTGTGCTCCATTGTTGATTGATCACATGAAGTTTCAGAAAACAGAGGAGGCCGTTGTGATTGTGAAAGCTCCCTTTGATTCCCACACAAGGTGAAAATGTTCTGAATCCTTGTTTTCCTTGAAGATGGAGTGAGCTGAACATCACTAACCACCAATGGTGATGTTGACACTTTTTTCTCCTCTATAACCTTCTTCTCTACCTCATCATCTTCATCCTCACCTTCCACTTCTTCCTCCTCGTAAACAGTGCTCAAATATGTCTTTTCAGCAAGTATAGGAGTGAAAGAACCCTGTCCTATGATCACTTCACGAGCATATGAATCTTGATCACCCATATCTAAGTCCATTGACTTCTCCATTCCCGGATCTTCATCAGCATACACTTCCTTGAGTCTTCTCACAAGACCAATGCTATCCAAATCGACCCCACTTCCATCACTACTACTTCCACTGCTTACATCTCTGGAACGAGATAACTCAACCTCCATTTCCTCTAATCTTCGCCTCAACATCTCAACTTCTTGTTGTTGTCTTTGTACCTTCTCTTCCATTCTCCTTTTCTCCAACTCAACATACTCATTAGCCATTCTTTTGCACTCTTCTAACTGCTTCTCGAGTTCCTTCCTCAAAGTCTGCATACGTTCATTGACTTTCTCATTGATCTCCTCTTCACTAGCACCACCAGAGACTCTTTCTTCTCCTCCCACTTGCTGGAACTTTGCCCTCAACTGTGAAACTTCTTCCTCTTTTTTCTGAAGCAACTTCTTTGCTTCACtgcactctttctctctctgctTGTTTTCCGTTGTTAGCTTCAAAATGAACTGATCCATTGCTGTGATTCTGGATCCTAGAATAACAGAAGAAGCAGAATCATCGCCGTTGATCTTATCTTTGACAGGTGTATGTGGACCACGGACAATGCATTTCGCTTTTGCTCCATACTCGAGTGTAGAGATTGTTTTGTGTGTCTCTTTCGGGTCTGGACTTGCACACAAAATCATCAGTATCTTTGACTTGTCATCCTCAAAAGAATCCTACAACAACATAGCATAAAACAAAGTACTTAAACAGTCAATAAACCAGAATAAGCTGCTTAAGCAGAAAACTTGAACACAAGATAACACTAAATTCTGGTATACCTGCAGAAGCATAGTTAACTTGCTGTCTCTGAATGGTACATGGGAATCACCATTAGCAATTGACTCAACAACTCTCTTCAAAGCTGTATTACCTTGATTAATCTTTGCAGTCTGCATAAGTACCAAGAAGTGTAAATTTCTATTAAAGTCCGTCCCAAAATAATCGGTCACTTTCTAAATATGACTCCAAATCAAAATGTGGCATATATTACCTGCATTTTGGCTTCAAAGCCAACCTGACCAGCTTGTTCTATATTCTCTGATCCCGCCATGTCGACAAGCATCAGCCTTCCACCAACAGTCGGAGCATCCAAGATTATCTGCCATAATCAGTAAGACTTATCAGTAAGACAAGAAAAAAGGTCATAATTTTCATAACCCAAGACATATTACATAATACAGTAGATGTTATTGTCACAAGATATAATCCATACCATACAGTGGCTCCGCGAACTTCTGTCATTGCAATTCGTGCTTCGAACAATCCTTCGCTTCTCCACTTTTTGTATCTCCCTCAAGATTTTTCCAGCCTCATTTCCAGATATAAATGTAGCATTTTTAGCTTTCTTTCCCATCACTTCTAGTTTTACCTGAAATGATAGTTTTCAACTTCAATTTAACATGCCTTTCCTAACATAATTAATATGACCAATAAGAACCTGCCTTTCCTATGACATGAATTATCCTAATAAATTATGATTTAATATGCTAGGGGAACAATTGTAATTTAGGGTTTTCAGCTAGACTAAATGCAATTTAGATAAGCTACCATCATACTAATTGAATGTAATAATTCAGAAAACAGATCATCCAAAAACCTAATTCATCAAATGTAAATGCTAATTAGAAAAACATAAATTACAACTAATTATGATTTAATATGCTAGGGGAACCATAGTAATTTAGGGTTTTCAGCTAGAGTAAATGCGAATTTAGATGAGCTACCATCATACTAATTGAATAATTCAGAAAACAGATCATCCAAAAACCTAATTCATCAAATGTAGATGCTAATTAGACAAACATAAATTCCAACTTATATTACTCAGATTCGGGTTCGTGTCCAAGTGTCTAGCTCGGCTATTTCATTCCATGAGTTAAGTCCAATTCACACAACATTCAATCAATTATCTGCTAAATTAAGAAGGTTTACTTAATCCAAACAACATTGCAATCACTACTTCAAAACAAACAGAgtaatcaaaagaaaaaatgaattTATTATACCTTAGAAGCACTGCCCTTGGACCAAAGATTAAAAGATCCACCACCTTTCTCATAAGACAAAAGATCATAAATTTCCTCATTATAAATCTCCAACACAGAAACTTGCACAAACATCCCAACTTGTTCTTCCCCATTTTCTTTGTCCCCCAAAATATCTCTTAAACTCCTATACACAATCCCAGGCTGCTTCAGACACCCAAACATGGTGTGACTCTTACCCGAACCCGTCGGCCCATACATCATTATAGTACATTTAGCACCCATTTTAACCCCAAGAATCCTAGCCTCAATAAACTTCTTGTAGAACCCTTCAAGGTCATCATCCTCAGAAGAAGAAACCCCATCAAGGGTAAAATCACGGTATCCAATTTCAGTCTTGACCCGAATTGAATGGTGATCCGGGTTGATATGGAAGAGATTGGTGGTGAGTTTGTCATCTTTTGATGGTTCAGGAAGATTTCTGACTCTTCCAATCACTTCAACTGGGTGTTCTGCAGGTTGggaattagggttttggttAGGGTTTGGGGAAGGGTGAGGTACTCTTGAAGAATTGAATTGAAGCCGCTGTTTGGATTGCGGAGTTCGGATTATGTTGAAATGGGTTTGGTTTGATTTTGACGATGAATTTGGTGTTGGAGCCATTGATAGATTCTGGAGTAAAAAGAACCCAGATTTGAAAACAGAgtatttaattttttgaaaattttgattaAAGAAATTCAAGATTTTTGGTTGAAATGATGATTTTGATTAAGAATTTTTTAGGGGTCAAAGAAAAAGATTGATTCCTTGAGAGGAAGATTGAGTGTGTTGATTGctgtgagaggagagagaaagagaaagaagagGGGAAGAGGAATAGCTTGtaacggaaataaatttcgtAATTATGGAAAGTGGATTTTCTTGTGAATTTTGAAATAGGAGCTAGCCGTTACAAGAGGCAAAACCCTAacgtctaattttttttttttcttaggcGACCTCTGGCTCTCTACTGGCAATGGCCGATGGGACACCTAGAGAGTAAAATGAAAACAAGGTTTCCCCGTACAAGCCGTGACTCACATGATAACATAATCGTATCGAATGTGGATATACGAATTGTAATTTTTGGAGAATGTTGTACTCTTTATCTAGTTTATTTCTAGGCATATGTGCTCACAAGATTCTAGCACATGGATAAAGAAATGAATTTAGAGTACGAGTATATGACAATTGTTTGATCAATGTATAAATGGTCTAATTAATAAAGGTGACATGCCTAACCTTTGTACCGAAACCTTAAGTAATAAGTAAGCTACATTCGCCTATATATGTATAAGAATCTAATATTTCcgtcaaaaagaaaaaaatctaATATAAACAGTACTTTTTAGAATTACAAGTTTATTGTAGTgaataatgaaattaaattgaatAGTTGAAGAACGTATGGAATGTAACATTTCAGTATCCAGTTTGAATTACTTGATTAAGAATGTTGTTCCAAAAAGTTTATTGGCATATGATTTCATCAAATTAAACGAATATACTAAATCATTTTTAGACAAATTTTATCTTACCATGGAAAATCAACAAACTCAAATACTTGGTGTCTTAATTCAGTACGAGATAGCCTTATGTTTAAACACTTGACCAAATAATTAATCAATTTTGATTCAGTTGTGACATCAGTTTAATATTGAGGTGATTTTTGTCGATCTAATTAAACCCATTGGTGGTTCTAACTCCAGATTAAGGAATTGTTAACCACTTATCTggactaaaggggtaaggtcaAAAACGACAGTGGGGTGTTTAATTGGCAAATGCCTTTTAGCTAGTTTTCATTTGCGTTTGGCTTTTAATGTGGTTAAATAACTAAAAAATGTGTTTGATAACTACTCGTTTTTTCACCAAAAATGAAATCTAGAGTTACTAGCTTTTGTAGGTTGGCTTTCAGCTTCTAACCCTCTAAGTCCCTACTTTTCACTAATTAACGAGTAGTTTTTAGGCCCGGACGATGCCCCGAGTTACTATATTAATAACATtcatatttaattatatatcataatattttctttttttacaaTGATAACATGAAGCATGTTATTTTTAGTTATTGCAGTTtcatcaatttcatgttagaggttccttgtatagactgatgttacttgactttttatGTCGATGTTaattgttacttttttttttattattgcagtttcatgttaTAAGTTCTTGTATAgactgatgttactttattttatgtGTTGGATTACTTTTAGATTCCGTTAACCAACGTGCTGGACTTTAAACGCGTTGGGCTTATTAGAGCATCTCTAATGAtaagctaatttgacaattagctcGTTATgtcacataagatttcaagctattaCATTGTCTGGCTAATTTGTACTCTAATGGCTAGcaactactccctctgtttctttttgtttgttacgtttgacttttgcacgtttattaatgtataataaagattctttttcttttttattaaaaaagtaacccaagtaaaatattaatccactaatcattaaaacaaccaataagattgttttatttattaaaagaaccaataatgaaaaagcacaaatattgctaacttaacatacttgggaaattgtaaaaaatttaatgagttaaaaaatttggaccaattaaaattaaaaaatggcacaaaaaatgatagtataataagtttataaaaggaaatattctcccacgtaacaaacattgtgaaacaccctaaaaggaatacgtaacaaacaaaagaaacggagggagtagcttgTAATTTAAATTGGTCTCACttgtcccacttgtcaattaattatttggtAATTATTGGGAGCTAGTTGTCCAGGGCCGGCCCAAACAAATCGGAGGCCCTGTGCTAAAATTAAAAGTAGGCCCTTAAAAATATTAAAGACAATACTTCCTCAAAAATATGCAAAAACAAATACGAAGTAAATACAAAGTATACCCTAGAGTATTTCTAATGAAAACTGACCCTTTAAAAAAATTCTAGAAcggttataaaaaaaaaattaaaagacagATGCCAAATGATTAAGGAAAAAGAAACTAAAAGTACAATTTCTGACTTTCTCTGTATTGGGAAGGTAAAGGAAGAGAGGAAGGTAAGAAACTAGTGGAGGGCCACATACAATCATATACTATCACGTGATTATGTGTTTAATTTTTCtcgtctttttttaattttttttactggCAGTACAGGTTTTAGCAAAGTTTGGGGCCTTTTTTCATTAGGGGCCCTGTTCCGTGTCCCACTTTGGGCCGGTTCAAGGCCGGGCCTGTAGTTGTCAAGCAACAAGCTAATTTATTACTttcactccaatggtctagctattagcttgaaacttttataaatttcaaccTAGTTTCTAGCTAtgaccattggagatgctcttataAATGTGAACAcatcacaccatcaagttgatggtgtggctgaTCACATATAAAACTTGAGGTTACTCTTATCAAATCTCCATAATGTTGCACGACTTACGCTGATATATAATGGTGTACAAGTATAATGAGTGAGTCATTCatgcatgattttttttttaaaataaacgtGAAATTAAGATTTCAAGTTGCTAGTAGTTGTAATGTTTGTGTCTTTTCTCATGTTAAAAGGTCTTGTAATGAGGCAGCACACTCCATGGCAAAGTCTTCTCTTCTCTTTGAAGAAACTTTGGTCTTTATGGAAGAATGCCCTCCAACCGTTCTTCCCTTTGTCTTAACTGACAGGGCACAAAGTGAATAAGACCCCAACATcttcccgtcaaaaaaaaaaaaaaaaaaaaaaagatttcaaGGGCGAGCAACTacataaaaggaaaaaaaaaaaaaatcaaggagaTGACGCATGGTAATCAAAATTTCTTGTTTTGAAATATTGGGTTTATCACGCCTGGTTCCTCCATAAGTTAGTTCAGTTTAGTTTGTTCTgttgtttattttctttcttttgaaGTCTGACTTCTCTTatgaatcaaaaaaaaaataacttaaaaccatTGTACCTCCTTTATATTCACACAATCACACTCATTTCTTCTTCTAATTCTAAAAGTGCAAACAGCATTTATCCTCTGGGGAAGACTCCCAACTCCCTCCCTTTTATCCAGCAGACGG
This genomic stretch from Spinacia oleracea cultivar Varoflay chromosome 3, BTI_SOV_V1, whole genome shotgun sequence harbors:
- the LOC110787364 gene encoding kinesin-like protein KIN-10A, whose product is MAPTPNSSSKSNQTHFNIIRTPQSKQRLQFNSSRVPHPSPNPNQNPNSQPAEHPVEVIGRVRNLPEPSKDDKLTTNLFHINPDHHSIRVKTEIGYRDFTLDGVSSSEDDDLEGFYKKFIEARILGVKMGAKCTIMMYGPTGSGKSHTMFGCLKQPGIVYRSLRDILGDKENGEEQVGMFVQVSVLEIYNEEIYDLLSYEKGGGSFNLWSKGSASKVKLEVMGKKAKNATFISGNEAGKILREIQKVEKRRIVRSTNCNDRSSRSHCMIILDAPTVGGRLMLVDMAGSENIEQAGQVGFEAKMQTAKINQGNTALKRVVESIANGDSHVPFRDSKLTMLLQDSFEDDKSKILMILCASPDPKETHKTISTLEYGAKAKCIVRGPHTPVKDKINGDDSASSVILGSRITAMDQFILKLTTENKQREKECSEAKKLLQKKEEEVSQLRAKFQQVGGEERVSGGASEEEINEKVNERMQTLRKELEKQLEECKRMANEYVELEKRRMEEKVQRQQQEVEMLRRRLEEMEVELSRSRDVSSGSSSDGSGVDLDSIGLVRRLKEVYADEDPGMEKSMDLDMGDQDSYAREVIIGQGSFTPILAEKTYLSTVYEEEEVEGEDEDDEVEKKVIEEKKVSTSPLVVSDVQLTPSSRKTRIQNIFTLCGNQRELSQSQRPPLFSETSCDQSTMEHSPMTTTPPATPESVKKNLNLSPKATPEPMKENFNPSEAANNESSSVLIEVYVKWEATKENPGKFVNKLKVVRDATLADLRKLIEIHLGIDKQDFTFLSLGDPTGAPILKEKEENVLASKLPTCNNQLGGHLACLRPAKGAQSPSVVPFTSLENRLHTTTTTTPVSCAKKIVNDCLSPSIDSDLGSTPYITHRRY